From Bacteriovorax sp. BAL6_X, the proteins below share one genomic window:
- a CDS encoding cysteine desulfurase family protein, translated as MKLINNYLYLDYNATAPLVKPVQDWLCEGAVYFGNPASIHQVGKKSKSLINQTIKKIQDTFNATKYDVFFHSGATEAINSVVKGFCFNALKAKESFHVFCFDVDHSSMVNQKEHVELLGGTFHVLRTHEGDFDRQEVVDALNEFKGEKLINFTYVNNENGVVWDLDEVLKVKEETGACVHVDCVQVVGKIKNWNQINLGLDYYTFSGHKFGALKGVGFTLVSKEASWTPLIRGGGQQKAMRSGTENAFSVHTINLALDYNLSHSNIERAQGVKDEIENWLIKNFGQKITIIGAKAKMRNATTIFFSVHDKNINTVMMALDMAGICASSGSACASGIIKPSRIAKAYGLSDQAATNVIRFSLSPFSQEVESIISKLDPVLSKFLS; from the coding sequence GTGAAATTAATCAATAATTATCTCTACTTAGATTATAATGCTACGGCCCCCTTGGTTAAACCAGTTCAAGACTGGCTTTGCGAGGGGGCCGTCTACTTTGGTAATCCAGCTTCGATTCACCAAGTGGGAAAGAAATCAAAATCCTTAATTAATCAAACCATTAAAAAAATTCAAGATACTTTCAATGCTACAAAGTATGATGTCTTTTTTCACTCAGGCGCTACAGAGGCCATTAATAGTGTTGTAAAAGGTTTTTGCTTTAACGCTTTAAAAGCAAAGGAAAGTTTTCATGTCTTCTGCTTTGATGTTGACCACTCGAGTATGGTTAATCAGAAAGAACACGTTGAGCTTCTTGGTGGTACTTTTCACGTCTTGAGAACACATGAGGGTGACTTTGATAGACAAGAAGTCGTTGACGCCTTAAATGAATTCAAAGGCGAGAAACTCATTAACTTCACATATGTGAATAATGAAAACGGTGTCGTGTGGGATCTTGATGAGGTTCTAAAAGTTAAGGAAGAAACTGGCGCTTGCGTTCATGTTGATTGTGTACAGGTTGTTGGAAAAATCAAAAATTGGAACCAGATTAACCTTGGCCTTGATTACTATACTTTTTCTGGTCATAAATTTGGCGCGCTTAAAGGCGTCGGCTTTACACTTGTCTCTAAAGAAGCGAGTTGGACTCCATTAATTCGTGGTGGTGGCCAACAAAAGGCAATGCGCTCTGGGACTGAAAATGCCTTTAGCGTTCATACAATTAATCTTGCACTCGATTACAATCTTTCACATTCAAATATTGAAAGAGCTCAAGGCGTAAAAGATGAAATTGAAAATTGGCTGATTAAAAACTTTGGCCAAAAAATTACTATCATTGGTGCTAAGGCAAAAATGAGAAATGCCACTACAATATTTTTCAGTGTGCACGACAAGAATATTAATACTGTTATGATGGCACTAGATATGGCCGGAATTTGTGCTTCTAGTGGCTCTGCTTGTGCGTCTGGTATTATCAAACCTTCACGTATTGCAAAGGCTTACGGCCTAAGTGATCAGGCCGCTACAAATGTTATCCGATTTTCTCTCTCTCCATTTTCGCAAGAAGTTGAATCTATTATTTCCAAACTAGATCCAGTTTTATCTAAATTCTTATCATAG
- a CDS encoding Rrf2 family transcriptional regulator codes for MRLTSKGRYAVRAMLDLTTHSNGNPVRLQEISERQNISLHYLEQLFRKLRNGQAVKSVRGPGGGYVLARSMEEITIKDVLECVGENINPAKDILGTEAEQASTVEFHLSKNYFQNLGFIMSEYLTTTSLGDLVRKSGEVESEVRGEETSNEQTTQTVEAATQNTSNESAFSEYASGIRSGLGEINQ; via the coding sequence ATGAGACTCACTTCGAAAGGACGCTACGCAGTTAGAGCAATGCTTGACCTAACTACTCACAGCAACGGAAACCCTGTAAGACTTCAGGAAATTTCAGAAAGACAAAACATTTCACTTCACTACCTTGAACAACTTTTCAGAAAGCTAAGAAATGGCCAAGCTGTTAAGTCGGTAAGAGGACCAGGTGGTGGTTATGTTCTTGCTCGTTCAATGGAAGAAATTACAATTAAAGATGTACTTGAATGTGTTGGAGAAAATATTAATCCAGCTAAAGACATTCTTGGAACAGAAGCAGAGCAAGCAAGCACTGTTGAATTTCACCTGTCTAAGAACTACTTTCAAAACCTTGGTTTCATTATGAGCGAATACCTAACGACAACTTCTTTAGGTGACCTTGTAAGAAAATCTGGTGAGGTTGAGTCTGAAGTTAGAGGTGAGGAAACTTCTAATGAGCAAACTACTCAAACTGTAGAAGCTGCTACTCAGAACACTTCAAATGAAAGTGCATTCAGCGAGTACGCTTCAGGAATTAGATCAGGTTTAGGTGAAATTAATCAATAA
- a CDS encoding tRNA (adenosine(37)-N6)-threonylcarbamoyltransferase complex ATPase subunit type 1 TsaE, whose protein sequence is MFDYQDVRHWKKVYQSDISNIIVELKESLSDPSVVILDGPVGAGKTTFTNVFLGEDKSGSPTYSLINDCGDIVHADFYRLDSAEEIIHLELAMYLDEKKYFLVEWGKDYIRDIYRELSDDFNYFQLSIETNDKKEDEENASRNYFLKKIIF, encoded by the coding sequence TTGTTTGACTATCAAGATGTTAGGCATTGGAAAAAAGTTTACCAAAGTGATATTTCAAATATTATTGTCGAACTAAAAGAATCATTAAGTGATCCATCTGTTGTTATTCTTGATGGGCCAGTTGGTGCTGGTAAGACTACGTTTACTAATGTCTTCCTTGGTGAAGATAAATCAGGTTCACCAACATATTCCCTTATCAATGATTGTGGCGATATTGTCCATGCAGACTTCTACCGTCTTGATTCGGCCGAAGAGATTATCCACCTTGAGCTAGCAATGTACCTAGATGAGAAAAAATACTTTCTTGTTGAATGGGGTAAGGATTATATCAGAGATATCTACCGTGAGCTTTCTGATGATTTCAATTATTTTCAATTAAGTATTGAAACCAATGACAAAAAAGAAGACGAAGAGAACGCTTCTCGAAACTATTTTTTAAAGAAAATTATTTTTTAA
- a CDS encoding pyridoxine 5'-phosphate synthase yields the protein MTDKLIPRLGVNIDHVATLRQQRDEGYPSVANAAQDVLMAGADQITIHLREDRRHIQDTDLTSVMAVTKRFEKPLNLEIGCAKEIVEIAADFKPDWICLVPEKREEKTTEGGLDLSSANYDKVSQTMAYLREHSPKTKISLFVEASTEVMKKAIELKADAVEIHTGAFAIDFLKEGDLNPHLNSYVECFKALEGSAVAFHAGHGLTMESVRPLLERGLFAEYNIGHWIVSQAVFSGISNVTKDMLNLFRNHPVN from the coding sequence ATGACTGATAAATTGATTCCAAGACTTGGTGTAAATATTGATCACGTAGCAACTCTTAGACAACAAAGAGATGAAGGCTACCCAAGTGTTGCAAATGCCGCCCAAGATGTTTTAATGGCCGGTGCTGATCAAATTACTATTCACTTACGTGAAGATAGAAGACATATTCAAGATACAGACTTAACTAGTGTTATGGCCGTAACAAAGCGCTTTGAAAAACCACTTAACCTTGAAATTGGTTGTGCTAAAGAAATTGTTGAAATCGCAGCTGACTTTAAGCCCGATTGGATTTGTCTTGTTCCTGAAAAGAGAGAAGAGAAGACAACTGAAGGTGGACTAGACCTATCATCTGCTAACTATGACAAAGTTTCTCAGACAATGGCCTACCTAAGAGAGCATTCACCTAAAACGAAGATTTCTCTTTTTGTTGAAGCTTCGACAGAGGTGATGAAGAAGGCCATTGAACTTAAGGCCGATGCTGTAGAAATCCATACGGGTGCTTTTGCAATCGATTTCCTGAAAGAAGGGGATTTAAATCCTCACTTAAATAGTTATGTTGAGTGCTTCAAAGCACTTGAAGGTTCAGCTGTTGCATTCCATGCAGGTCATGGCCTTACAATGGAGAGTGTTAGACCGCTTTTAGAGCGAGGACTATTTGCTGAATACAATATAGGTCACTGGATTGTGTCTCAGGCCGTATTTAGTGGTATCTCTAATGTTACTAAGGATATGTTAAATTTATTTAGAAACCATCCAGTTAACTAA
- the glmM gene encoding phosphoglucosamine mutase: MTERKLFGTDGIRGKANIYPMVPEIATALGRAVTFYFQKKNKNKKTPLIIVGKDTRLSCYMIEQAFSAGVLSQGGRVIFTGPLPTPGVAFVTTSMRADAGVMISASHNDYDDNGIKLFDAHGFKLPDEVELELEELVLNPKLIPPKVGAEIGRAKRLEGVEGRYVVHVKSAIDEECDLTGMRVVVDCANGASYKVAPLVMSELGAEVFPLGVNPNGQNINLNCGSLHPTLASQEVVKLRADMGFCLDGDADRIQVIDKDGGLIKGDKLIGIFARLLLEQGKLQKGDTVVGTIMSNLGLENYLKKLGLKFHRTAVGDRYIMEYMRSENALLGGEPSGHIIFLEHATTGDGTLAALKSIEATYFFKKSINELSRDVELYPQVLKNVSVSQKKKVEEMPTFAAELKACEKELGEEGRVIFRYSGTEPLARVMVEGRCEDKINAVCDRLVSALKKEIA; encoded by the coding sequence ATGACAGAAAGAAAATTATTTGGAACAGATGGAATTAGAGGTAAGGCAAATATTTATCCTATGGTCCCTGAGATCGCAACTGCCCTTGGCCGTGCCGTTACATTTTATTTCCAAAAGAAGAATAAAAATAAGAAAACACCTCTTATCATTGTTGGTAAAGACACTAGGCTTAGTTGCTATATGATTGAGCAGGCATTTTCAGCGGGTGTACTTTCACAAGGCGGAAGAGTTATCTTTACAGGTCCTCTACCAACGCCAGGTGTTGCCTTTGTAACAACTTCAATGCGTGCAGATGCTGGAGTAATGATTTCGGCTTCACATAACGATTACGATGATAATGGAATAAAACTTTTTGATGCTCATGGGTTTAAGCTTCCTGATGAAGTAGAGCTTGAACTTGAAGAGCTTGTTCTGAACCCTAAGTTAATTCCTCCTAAGGTTGGGGCCGAAATTGGCCGTGCAAAAAGACTTGAAGGAGTTGAAGGACGCTACGTTGTTCACGTTAAATCTGCAATTGATGAGGAGTGCGACCTGACTGGTATGCGTGTCGTTGTTGATTGTGCGAATGGTGCCAGTTATAAAGTCGCTCCTCTTGTGATGAGTGAGCTCGGAGCTGAAGTCTTTCCACTAGGAGTAAATCCTAATGGGCAAAATATTAATTTAAATTGTGGAAGCCTACACCCAACACTTGCAAGCCAAGAAGTTGTAAAACTACGTGCGGATATGGGATTCTGCCTTGATGGAGATGCTGATCGTATTCAAGTCATTGATAAAGATGGTGGACTCATTAAAGGTGATAAACTTATTGGTATTTTTGCTAGGCTATTACTTGAGCAAGGTAAGCTTCAAAAAGGTGACACTGTAGTTGGGACTATTATGTCAAACCTTGGACTTGAAAACTACTTGAAAAAGCTAGGCCTTAAGTTTCACCGTACCGCAGTTGGTGATCGCTACATTATGGAATACATGAGAAGTGAGAATGCCCTGCTTGGTGGAGAGCCTTCTGGACATATTATTTTTCTAGAGCATGCAACAACTGGTGATGGGACACTGGCGGCCCTTAAATCAATTGAAGCGACTTACTTCTTTAAGAAGTCGATTAATGAATTGTCTCGTGACGTTGAATTATATCCACAAGTTTTAAAGAACGTTTCTGTTTCACAAAAGAAGAAGGTCGAAGAGATGCCAACTTTTGCAGCAGAACTTAAGGCATGTGAAAAAGAGTTAGGAGAGGAAGGACGTGTGATTTTCCGATACTCAGGAACTGAGCCTTTAGCTCGTGTTATGGTTGAAGGACGTTGCGAAGACAAAATTAATGCTGTCTGTGATCGTCTTGTAAGCGCACTTAAAAAGGAAATTGCATAA
- a CDS encoding YbbR-like domain-containing protein — translation MLKKIKSNNLFELIQNQLLTLLSIILAVFLWFYVVNSEPITTERIYNLEILPATSMDVTSVSANEIHVTLKGARAFLKDFHGDDHLKLQVDLKKMKVNRSTKQVKYSISETDLIVPFGVEVVDIKPKHLTIKLDKLIYKNVPIKVNYMNNLPKELKLISSSINRSKIKIEGARDIMRTVGQVKTRLIDLSELSGRGEVPIQLEDLPEFLRYGESDTINFKYDIRPQKANLTLKNIPILFVSPNIKFRSRIRKVSLDVLTTGRNDIKASEVKVYAEIPSDMGRSADIRLRAELPEDVHLLKIHPEIIKVSR, via the coding sequence ATGTTAAAGAAAATTAAAAGTAATAATCTATTTGAATTAATTCAAAATCAACTACTAACTCTGCTAAGTATTATTTTGGCCGTCTTTTTATGGTTCTATGTTGTAAACTCTGAACCAATTACAACGGAGAGAATATATAACCTTGAGATTCTTCCTGCGACAAGTATGGATGTTACCTCTGTTTCGGCAAATGAAATTCACGTAACTTTAAAAGGTGCCCGTGCATTCTTGAAAGACTTTCATGGTGATGATCATTTGAAGCTACAGGTTGATTTAAAGAAGATGAAGGTAAATCGCTCCACAAAACAAGTTAAGTACTCAATTAGTGAGACTGATTTGATTGTTCCATTTGGCGTTGAAGTTGTGGATATTAAACCAAAGCATTTAACAATTAAATTAGATAAGCTGATCTATAAGAATGTTCCGATAAAGGTAAATTATATGAATAATCTGCCAAAGGAGCTTAAGCTTATTTCTTCTTCAATTAATCGCTCTAAAATTAAAATTGAAGGTGCTCGTGATATTATGAGAACTGTTGGGCAGGTGAAGACACGTCTGATTGATCTATCAGAGTTATCTGGACGAGGAGAGGTTCCAATACAACTTGAAGATCTTCCAGAGTTTCTTCGTTATGGTGAAAGTGATACAATTAACTTCAAATATGATATTAGGCCTCAAAAGGCGAACTTAACGCTTAAGAATATTCCAATACTATTTGTTTCGCCTAATATAAAATTTCGCTCTCGTATTAGAAAAGTCTCTTTAGATGTACTAACGACAGGACGAAATGATATAAAGGCGAGTGAAGTTAAGGTTTATGCAGAAATCCCTTCTGATATGGGAAGAAGTGCCGATATTCGTCTAAGAGCAGAACTTCCTGAGGATGTTCATTTATTAAAAATACACCCCGAAATAATTAAAGTGAGTAGATAA
- the cdaA gene encoding diadenylate cyclase CdaA: MTLFSTLLKQLSIKDFFDMGIVALMIYQVLKIVKGTRAIQVLLGMVFLAILYTLGIKYNLYTVNWILEHFFDYIFIIFIVIFQDQLRAALATVGTGRKMFNFFDRSPVNYDIEEVIKSVTALSKERTGALIVIERKNGLQNYIDTGTIIDATIHSDLIYSIFQTISPLHDGAIILRDGKILAAGCFLPLSKNIEIDRHFGTRHRAALGVSEVSDAIVIIVSEETGKVKLCINGQFFYSHNENELRMMLKKAWAGKRLDLQSQIVGQA, encoded by the coding sequence ATGACATTATTTTCAACGCTACTAAAGCAATTAAGTATTAAAGATTTCTTCGACATGGGCATTGTTGCTCTTATGATCTATCAGGTTTTAAAGATCGTAAAAGGGACGAGGGCCATTCAAGTTCTACTTGGAATGGTTTTCCTTGCTATTCTTTATACTCTTGGGATTAAATACAATCTCTATACAGTTAACTGGATTCTCGAACACTTCTTTGATTATATCTTCATTATTTTCATCGTTATCTTTCAAGATCAATTACGAGCAGCTCTTGCAACGGTTGGGACAGGTAGGAAGATGTTTAACTTCTTTGATCGCTCTCCGGTAAATTATGATATTGAAGAAGTTATAAAAAGTGTAACGGCCCTTTCAAAAGAGAGGACTGGAGCTCTCATTGTAATTGAAAGAAAGAATGGACTCCAAAATTATATTGATACTGGAACGATTATCGATGCAACCATTCACTCAGATCTTATTTACTCAATCTTTCAAACAATCTCTCCACTGCACGATGGTGCAATTATTTTGAGAGATGGAAAGATCTTGGCAGCAGGCTGCTTCCTGCCGCTTTCTAAAAATATTGAAATTGATCGCCACTTTGGAACACGCCACCGTGCGGCCCTTGGGGTTTCTGAAGTGTCTGATGCCATCGTTATCATCGTCAGTGAAGAGACAGGCAAGGTTAAATTATGTATTAATGGCCAGTTCTTCTATTCACACAATGAAAATGAGTTACGCATGATGCTTAAGAAAGCGTGGGCAGGAAAGAGACTTGATCTACAATCTCAAATCGTAGGGCAGGCATAA
- a CDS encoding secondary thiamine-phosphate synthase enzyme YjbQ, whose amino-acid sequence MMPIKTQIVNTSGEGFYDITKEIRQCLRDLAPQNTDGILVCQIQHTSAALCINEAFDPSAKLDMENFLKHLAPRNLSFITHTAEGADDSPSHMKSILMQTSLTLIVESGELDIGQWSGIYLCEFRDAPHMRKVKVKFLQG is encoded by the coding sequence ATGATGCCTATAAAAACGCAGATAGTAAACACATCAGGTGAAGGCTTTTACGACATAACTAAAGAGATCCGACAATGTCTTAGAGATCTGGCCCCACAAAATACTGATGGTATCCTAGTGTGTCAAATTCAGCACACCAGTGCCGCGTTGTGTATCAATGAGGCATTTGACCCAAGTGCAAAGCTGGACATGGAGAACTTTCTAAAGCATCTGGCACCAAGAAACCTCTCATTCATTACTCACACAGCAGAAGGAGCTGATGACTCGCCTTCTCATATGAAGTCAATACTTATGCAAACATCCCTTACATTGATCGTTGAAAGTGGTGAGCTAGATATTGGTCAATGGTCGGGAATATATCTTTGTGAATTTCGAGATGCCCCTCATATGAGGAAAGTGAAAGTGAAATTTCTTCAAGGCTAG
- the rplT gene encoding 50S ribosomal protein L20 codes for MSRVRRGFKARARRNKVLKLAKGFHFSRRTKYYHASETVKRALHYRYIGRRLLKRDMRRLWIVRISAAAKLLGTSYSKFMGQLKKNNVEINRKMLAEIAARDFDGFKAIYESTK; via the coding sequence ATGTCTAGAGTTAGAAGAGGTTTTAAAGCAAGAGCGAGAAGAAATAAGGTTCTTAAATTAGCGAAAGGTTTTCACTTTTCAAGAAGAACTAAATACTATCACGCTTCTGAAACAGTAAAAAGAGCATTACACTACAGATACATCGGTAGAAGACTTCTTAAAAGAGATATGAGAAGACTTTGGATCGTACGTATTTCTGCAGCTGCTAAGCTTCTTGGTACTTCTTATTCAAAGTTCATGGGACAGCTTAAGAAGAACAATGTTGAAATCAACAGAAAGATGCTTGCTGAAATCGCTGCAAGAGATTTCGACGGATTCAAAGCAATCTACGAATCAACAAAATAA
- the rpmI gene encoding 50S ribosomal protein L35, whose translation MPKMKTRRAVAKRFKPVGNGKFKRKRANLRHILEKKPTDAKKRAGKTDYVHASDVARVKRCLPYA comes from the coding sequence ATGCCAAAAATGAAGACTAGAAGAGCTGTAGCTAAAAGATTTAAGCCAGTAGGTAACGGAAAGTTCAAAAGAAAAAGAGCTAACCTAAGACACATTCTTGAAAAGAAGCCAACTGATGCAAAGAAAAGAGCAGGTAAAACTGACTATGTTCACGCTTCAGATGTTGCTCGTGTAAAGAGATGTCTACCTTACGCTTAA
- the infC gene encoding translation initiation factor IF-3 encodes MSNNFRGGRPRKERGPRINEQIRISECRLMSDEEQYGVVSIDRAREIADELGVDLIEIAPTAKPPVVKLMDYGKYKYALQKKAAEAKKKQAKVQLKEIQLRPNIEAHDLETKLKRAYKFLEGGDKVKFVMQFRGREMAYKDMGKEKFETILNGVCEEAGAAIESPIKMMGNRIITIVAPVKKAK; translated from the coding sequence ATTAGCAACAATTTTAGAGGTGGAAGGCCAAGAAAAGAAAGAGGCCCAAGAATTAACGAGCAAATTAGAATTTCTGAATGTCGACTAATGAGTGATGAAGAACAATACGGGGTTGTATCTATTGATAGAGCTCGCGAAATTGCGGATGAACTTGGTGTGGACCTTATTGAGATTGCTCCAACAGCTAAACCACCAGTTGTAAAGCTAATGGACTATGGGAAGTATAAGTATGCTCTTCAAAAGAAAGCTGCTGAAGCTAAGAAGAAACAGGCCAAGGTTCAGCTAAAAGAAATTCAATTACGTCCAAATATTGAAGCGCATGATCTTGAAACTAAGCTTAAAAGAGCCTACAAGTTCTTAGAAGGTGGAGACAAGGTTAAATTTGTTATGCAATTTAGAGGTCGTGAAATGGCCTATAAAGATATGGGGAAAGAGAAATTCGAAACGATCCTAAATGGGGTTTGTGAAGAAGCTGGTGCAGCAATCGAATCTCCTATTAAAATGATGGGGAACCGTATTATTACAATCGTTGCCCCAGTTAAGAAAGCTAAGTAG
- a CDS encoding cation diffusion facilitator family transporter, whose amino-acid sequence MHLELSKREKEIKKVLIITFFLNLTVALVKILAGIEFNFISLRSSGIESAFDGTSNLLGIVTIALASKPRDRRHNYGHHKFENLGALIIAFMLFCSAIKLGLDYHDLIMGTQTKYGLFGPVPVFSIIISIIMSYWVSSYEGRKGRELNSQILTADSSHTFGDMIISFGVLISIVAAYFEVYLIDYIVGGLIILYLIYLGIQITLENLNDLLDVAPILKDKYISSLEDIKHVRDIHNFRARGNSNWMQIDFHLLLEPDLSLGKAHDIAHTVEDRLRVMLKDYCRDVDILIHMEPDDEGHKD is encoded by the coding sequence TTGCATCTAGAGTTATCTAAGAGAGAAAAAGAAATCAAGAAAGTTTTAATTATTACTTTCTTTTTAAATTTAACTGTTGCTCTTGTAAAGATTCTTGCAGGTATCGAATTTAACTTCATTTCTCTTCGTTCATCTGGGATTGAGTCTGCCTTTGATGGAACATCAAACCTACTTGGTATCGTTACAATCGCTCTAGCTTCAAAACCACGCGACCGTAGACATAATTATGGCCATCATAAATTCGAAAACCTTGGGGCATTAATCATTGCCTTTATGCTCTTTTGCTCGGCAATTAAACTAGGTCTTGATTATCATGACCTCATCATGGGAACGCAGACAAAGTATGGGCTATTTGGCCCTGTCCCTGTTTTTTCAATTATTATTTCGATAATAATGAGTTATTGGGTTTCTTCTTATGAAGGACGTAAAGGGCGAGAGCTAAATTCTCAAATATTAACAGCAGATAGTAGTCACACTTTTGGTGATATGATTATTAGCTTTGGTGTTTTGATCTCAATTGTTGCTGCCTACTTTGAAGTTTACTTAATTGATTATATTGTTGGTGGATTAATAATTCTTTATTTAATTTACTTAGGGATTCAGATTACTCTTGAAAATTTGAATGATCTTTTAGATGTGGCCCCTATTTTAAAGGATAAATATATTTCGTCACTTGAAGATATAAAGCATGTTCGTGACATTCATAACTTTCGTGCACGTGGTAACTCTAATTGGATGCAAATTGATTTTCATTTACTTCTTGAGCCCGACCTTTCTCTTGGAAAGGCCCATGATATTGCTCACACAGTTGAAGACCGTTTAAGGGTTATGTTAAAAGATTATTGTCGCGATGTTGATATCTTAATTCACATGGAACCAGATGATGAAGGACATAAGGATTAA
- a CDS encoding 1-acyl-sn-glycerol-3-phosphate acyltransferase translates to MGNSVLDDLLSYPKLIKRIKESDNPIQTKKKVVANFNEMKADYSPSYLKSMAKFFDATLPRLYDGVSFNENGTDLNALLEEASVVLVPNHQSHADYIAINYKFFKQYKRMLYVAGGDNLNIFPIGKIFRKSGCFFIRRSFQNDILYKFTMEAYLFALLKRKEPIEFFFEGGRTRSGKLRPPKYGLYQMLLEAHSHLPDAKERGLAFVPVSIAHEYVPEQKALAKEMMGGKKVKESTGQLFGLFKLMAYQFGKIHISLGKPQYAHKLDDPEQNKLNVRKLAFKCFRSVGDQMVITPTNLLVLILLDESSGALKWNDIILKAQAILEYCQQYDIPFTEGLRPNKLEDSIGRAMDILIGNNKVDVIGQSEGTSLFYAIKKNCRGELLFFKNTIVHHFIIPWTISLAWFNVFSGEIDNVDELKAFFVKQRDMLKMEFYLPTVKEYYAKTLRILSNAVGREITNLQDAIEFTNRDLYEVASKLSLFARSLTYINEAYIVSALTLESFQKDGVDHFKAADYMKRFVDVFKAEILSQRIIRFAESQNVELMKTALTYFEQIGVLGYEDNSYVITNRVKLDEFIQSTEKTLKDQLKLNFKVV, encoded by the coding sequence ATGGGAAATAGTGTTCTTGACGATTTATTAAGTTATCCGAAACTTATAAAAAGAATTAAAGAAAGTGATAATCCAATTCAAACAAAAAAGAAGGTTGTCGCCAACTTTAATGAAATGAAGGCCGACTATTCTCCGTCATATCTTAAATCCATGGCAAAATTCTTTGATGCTACTCTTCCTCGTTTATATGATGGGGTAAGCTTCAATGAAAATGGAACAGATCTCAATGCTCTTTTAGAAGAGGCAAGTGTAGTTCTTGTACCAAATCATCAGTCTCATGCTGATTATATTGCAATCAACTATAAGTTCTTTAAGCAGTATAAACGTATGCTCTACGTTGCTGGTGGTGATAATTTAAATATTTTTCCAATTGGTAAGATCTTTAGAAAGTCTGGTTGCTTCTTTATTCGAAGAAGTTTTCAAAACGATATTCTCTATAAGTTTACGATGGAAGCATATCTCTTTGCTCTTTTAAAGCGCAAGGAGCCAATTGAGTTCTTCTTTGAAGGTGGAAGAACGAGGTCTGGGAAACTTAGACCCCCTAAGTATGGCCTATATCAAATGCTACTTGAGGCCCACTCACATCTTCCAGACGCTAAAGAGCGTGGACTTGCATTCGTTCCTGTTAGTATTGCTCATGAGTATGTTCCAGAGCAGAAGGCACTAGCGAAAGAGATGATGGGTGGAAAGAAAGTGAAGGAATCGACAGGACAACTGTTTGGACTCTTTAAACTTATGGCCTATCAATTTGGCAAAATTCATATTTCGCTTGGTAAACCACAATATGCTCATAAGCTAGATGATCCTGAACAGAATAAGCTTAATGTAAGAAAACTTGCTTTTAAGTGCTTTAGAAGTGTTGGGGACCAGATGGTAATTACACCTACAAACCTCTTAGTCTTAATCTTATTAGATGAATCGAGTGGTGCACTAAAGTGGAATGATATTATTTTAAAAGCTCAGGCAATTTTAGAATACTGCCAGCAGTATGATATTCCTTTTACAGAGGGATTAAGGCCGAATAAATTAGAAGACTCCATTGGTCGCGCTATGGATATTCTCATTGGTAATAACAAAGTTGATGTAATTGGCCAAAGTGAAGGTACATCTCTTTTTTATGCAATTAAGAAAAATTGTCGCGGTGAACTCTTGTTTTTTAAGAATACTATTGTTCACCACTTTATCATCCCTTGGACGATTTCATTAGCTTGGTTCAATGTTTTTAGTGGTGAAATTGATAATGTTGATGAGCTTAAGGCCTTCTTTGTTAAGCAAAGAGATATGCTTAAGATGGAGTTCTACCTACCAACGGTAAAAGAATACTATGCCAAAACGCTTCGAATATTAAGTAATGCTGTTGGGAGAGAGATCACAAATTTACAAGATGCTATCGAATTTACCAATAGAGACTTATATGAAGTTGCTTCAAAACTTAGCCTTTTTGCACGTAGTTTAACGTATATAAATGAGGCCTACATTGTTTCGGCCCTTACTCTTGAGAGTTTTCAAAAGGATGGAGTCGATCACTTTAAGGCGGCAGATTATATGAAGCGCTTTGTTGATGTTTTTAAGGCCGAAATCCTTAGTCAACGTATTATTCGATTTGCTGAAAGTCAGAATGTTGAGCTTATGAAGACTGCCCTTACATATTTTGAACAAATTGGAGTTCTTGGTTATGAGGACAACTCTTATGTCATTACAAATAGAGTGAAGCTTGATGAGTTTATCCAATCGACTGAAAAAACATTGAAAGATCAACTGAAGTTAAACTTCAAAGTTGTTTAA